The Oreochromis niloticus isolate F11D_XX linkage group LG4, O_niloticus_UMD_NMBU, whole genome shotgun sequence DNA segment GCTACTCAGGCTGAGGAGAGATAAGGATTAATCTCGTGCTTTGGCTTTGGGTTCAGTCTATCAAAATGCATTTATGTGAAACATCTGCACACACTCTTTGATTTGTCTGATAAGTGCTTGATCAGAATACTGGCCTTGTtaagtcaaagaaaaaaaaaaactaatgctgttttttgttgttgttcttttcctACATGAAACTTAAAGCTACTATTTAAGGCACTGATGTTTCTGTTAGTCACACTTTTATATGAGTTGTGAAGattaaagtttatatttttacacTGAATGCTTAACCATAAAGGTCTTTCTCCCTGTTTGGACATCGCCACAAACATGTTGCACATTCTTTTGATGAGaactgaaacaatgtcagaGTGCACAACACAAAACTTCAACTCCTGTTGCATAGTCAATAATGCATCTTAGTTCAGAGGGGTTAATCGAATCACACACTAAAGGCAAAGTTCTTAGTCCGAGTGCTTGCTGTCAGTGCTAATTCAAGAGCGAGGCACCGTGTCATGTCCTAGATATCCTAGGATAAATGGCTTTAATCGTCGAGGGTGTCAAGTTACCGGAGGAGACTGTCGTGTCCAGGCCCTCCAGCCTGTGTGAAGCTGCATCCGTCTGCGTCTTAGTGGTGCTACAATCCAGGAAGGGCATCCCGATTTTCTTCACCTGCCCGTCTTCTGTCATGAGGCAGGGTCGGCAGAGCAGCCTGATGATGGCCCTCCTCATGTCCTTGCTGGTCAGGGTGTAGATGATGGGGTTAAGAAGAGAGTTGATCATAGCGATGCCCAGGAAGTAGTCTGCCTTATGGAGCACCTTGCACTTTCCGGTTGGACAGAAGAAGTCCAtcaggaggaggatgaagagagGCAGCCAGCATGCGATGAAGACTCCCAGCACTATGGTGACTGTCTTCAGCAGGGCCATGTACTTCTGGGACTTGCGGTAAAGACCTTTCCGGTGCGGAACCGAAGCGAGGCGTTGAGTGTTGGCCTTGACGATGCGGAAGATGCGGATGTACAGGACCACAATGGACATGAGGATGGCGCTGAAGATGGTGATGCAGAAGAGGATGTAACTCTTGGCGTAGAGCGGCAGGACTGTGGAGCACTGGCCCAGTTTACCCATGCAGTTCCAGCCGAGGACTGGCAGGACACCCAGGAATACAGACAGCACCCAGCTCGCTCCAATCAGAGCGAACATGCGCCCCTGTTTATTGCCCTGGTACGGCTTCATCCTCACCATGGTGACATGGCGCTCGATGGCGATGGCCAGCAGGCTGATGACGGAGGCGGCCAGCATGATGAACACACCACCCTCACGCAGGAAATACATCACAGGTGTCATGTTTAATGTGTGGACACCAGACGTAATGATGTTCACCATGTAGGTGAAGCCTGCGAGCAGGTCAGAGAGAGTCAGATTGCCCAGTAAGTAGTACATAGGAACGTGGAACTTCTTGTTCTTCCATATGGCCAGAAGCACCACAGCGTTTTCTGCAACAATGAGCAGACAGACCAGCAGGAACGCAATGGCCTCGGGTTTGAGTCCTTCTGTGTACTTGTCACTGGAAAGCTTGCCCGTGTAATTGTAGTGGTCTTTGATGACGGTGTCGCTCTGGTACTCACTAAACATCACAGACATAGTTGCAGAGGTAGGCCTTGGGGTAAAAGATGGGGCTACAGCAACACAGGCAGCACGTTTCTGTGTTTCCccgagatttttttttttcctttgccttTTCTGACTTTAGGTTAGATCCACAGATGAGGTGTCATACAGTCCTCCACCTGAGCATTGTTTCTTCTTTCGGAACTTAAATATGCAGGGTGGAAAGCCTTCCTTTGATGCTATCACTTAGGATTTCCTGTGGTATGACAAAGTTTCCTCCAAAAATCTAAATTTTCAATGCTTGGGGTGCGCACTAGGAGGCGATGATAGCGAACCTGCGTAAAACAAGAGAGGAAAAAGTAAACGTGAGACGTGAAACAGCGGAGGAAAGGAAACAGGGGATCACTTAAACTCCAATATTCGAAAatgcaacaataataataaaaagactaCACTCGATTGGAATCACATTAATGACTAATGAGGATTGGAAGTCTCCAGCGGGAAATGACCATTTACTGTAACAACTTCAAAATAGCTGTAATGAATTCATCGGGGAAAATGGTTTAAGCTTGAATGGAAATAATGAGGAAGCTGtaattgatcattttccttAATTCGTTGCAGTAGAAGCTAtagttttctgctttttaatttcttaaattaatgttttctttcactgctaCTACACATAAAAACTTCAAAGTGGCTCCCAGCTCATAGAGAGCCATTTGCCATTCATGCGTAAATATGCATTAACCTCTCCAAACCTACAAGTCCTATAGATAACATAATTAACTCTGTGCTTTTTGTATATTATTTCATTTActttgtcatttatttatttaacaactAAGTCTAGCCTTAATTGGCATACGTAAAATAAGAGCTGGCCAACACACGATATGAAGTCAAAATGAACTACACTGATGAGTTTTAAAGCGAGTCATACATTTTACCCACgcagaataaaaagaaacaaactaaaaaaaaagttagagaATAAAAACTTTAACGCACCTTAAAAACGTTTAAATATCCAGTAAGAGTTTGAAATGATCCCTCGGCAGGAGGAGAGGACGCAGGCTCTGCGATCACAGCGCACTACAGCCACACGCGACTGTGCTGTGGGAATAGAGGAGGGCAGGACTGAACTTGCAGTGGGTTGGTCTACGACTCTTTGTTTCAACGAgttttcctctccctctctcgccTGACCCcttcattttttatatatatgtttgttttttgttttgtttttttgcccttGTGATAAATTGCACCTCTAAGACAgattgtttctgtttgtcacggcaacagaagaagaggaagagagtgggatttttttttcaccttatCAGTTTGTCCCCAGGGCGCAGCTACGGGCTGCTGTAAGAGAGCTGCCaagtggatttttaaaaaatttcaagTGTGTATGGACGTGTGGCTGCGCGCTGCTCCTCTGGTTTTGTCTGattttctctttcactctccctctcctctctcaGTTCCTCACAGTTCATAAAAAAGAGAGACTCCAAAGGGAACTCAAAACTTTGTCAGTGGAAAAAACAGTCATTTGTGAGACTCTGTGCAGCTGGATCCGTTTAACAGTCCAGAAACCCCAGATTTCAGAAAATAACTCGGTCAGATAGGCCTCGGCTGTAATTATCTTTTAGCTCACACATCAAAactcagcttttctttttttgaccaACATGTCATctataaagcattaaaaaaatcccTTTCACCCATGTGTTTAGACAGAAGCATGTTTCTGCTTTGAGTAATAATTGGTCTCTGATATGGgttttcaacacacacacaaagtttttGTCCTTCTCTGTCATTGAACAAGCCAGACTGTTTGTACATAGAGGCATTTAAGTGTCTGCCATACATTACTCATTTCCAGAACACAAGGAAAAACCCATAACTTGTAATATCTTCCGTTAAAATTCACACATCTCACACCTTTCATCCAGCCCTCTATCATTCACTCAACTGATTTGAAACAGCAGAAAAGGGAAAAACGTTCTTCTCTGCatgaaatgtattttaacaagcATTTCCTGAAGTGACTGTCAGCTACAGATGACAGAAACCAGCTTAGTTAtgctttattttcttcttcttaagcACGAAAACCAccaaatcaaaaataaaacaaggaaCTTGAAATCAAGGGTCTTCTTCAAATAATTGGAAGCTAAATATCATTTTGATATTCTGCAGACTGAACAACCAGCAGCACGAGTCCCGTGGTTCTTCATTTTCATTCTGAGCTGTGTCTCCAAACAGAGGGCAGCTTTCATCGGGACTGTTTTGAAATAAATAGACGACACCTCActcttttttcagctttatgAATTCACCAATTGATTGTTTTCTTCACAATAATGAAAGCGTGTCATTCCCAAAACCCCGGGAGCAGTGGACTTTGCGCAATGTGAGGGTGGGTGAGCAAAGGATTGGACTCTCTAAACAGGAAGCTGCTTCATTGTGCCTCGAAAGGAGAGGGATATCCTTGAGAAAAACACAGATGAAGTCAGTGGTCGGAGATGACACACGGTGTAGCCACGCTGTGACTACAGATTGACGTACAAACAACTCTTAGTGCATCTTACTCATTTCCAGATTTGAATGACTAATTTTAGAGGTTAATGAGGCCTTAAGTGGCCTTCGGCTGCAG contains these protein-coding regions:
- the s1pr5a gene encoding sphingosine 1-phosphate receptor 5a → MSVMFSEYQSDTVIKDHYNYTGKLSSDKYTEGLKPEAIAFLLVCLLIVAENAVVLLAIWKNKKFHVPMYYLLGNLTLSDLLAGFTYMVNIITSGVHTLNMTPVMYFLREGGVFIMLAASVISLLAIAIERHVTMVRMKPYQGNKQGRMFALIGASWVLSVFLGVLPVLGWNCMGKLGQCSTVLPLYAKSYILFCITIFSAILMSIVVLYIRIFRIVKANTQRLASVPHRKGLYRKSQKYMALLKTVTIVLGVFIACWLPLFILLLMDFFCPTGKCKVLHKADYFLGIAMINSLLNPIIYTLTSKDMRRAIIRLLCRPCLMTEDGQVKKIGMPFLDCSTTKTQTDAASHRLEGLDTTVSSGNLTPSTIKAIYPRISRT